One Salvia miltiorrhiza cultivar Shanhuang (shh) chromosome 6, IMPLAD_Smil_shh, whole genome shotgun sequence genomic window, GACACTTGATTCTTAAGTTTTGCGTTCTCCCTGGGTCTCTCCTCCTCGAACATGGGAGTGATGGAACGATTGTCAGACTCGTCGACCCCCTCCTTTTTGACAATGCTACTTAGCATGATgcggctcccctctggccttCTTTCCAGTTCCTTCTCAGCAGGGAACCTCTGTGTTTCCTTTGGTAGTGCGGCTTGTTTGTTAGCAAGCTGGTCattcacctccagagcagcgagaggAGGAATTTCGGTACCCTGTTGGTTGAGCATTCCCAACAAGAGAGTTGTGGCGGGGACAATTGATAGCAGCGGGGTCCCTAGTGCTTAGCGCACAGCGGCGTAGTTGAGCAgagccatcatctgctctgccAACACAAAGTTCAACGGGCTACCACCAGATGTGGGAACCAAGCTTTGTAGTTCAGATCGAGGggccaccagagcagatctctggggAGTGATGTTCTGACCCGTCAGCGGGGTAGCGGAGACGTTGTGGAAACCCGGCGGTGTAGTGAAAACAGTGCTGGCTGGCAGACCATTGATCAGCGAAGTGGGGATCTCAGTAGTGCGGGCAGCAGAGCTGAGTCCGGTGTTATCGAAGTCCTTCTCAAGAGTGCGGCGAGCTTAAGAAGAATCCATAGTACCTAGTGgtgaaaaatgtgagaaaacaCTTCAAATAAAAAACAGATTGGACCGTCCGTTGTCAGAGGAATCCATAATATAAGACGTCCCGAACACTGGCGCGAAGGCCATTATGAGATCCTTTTAGAAATATCCTCGTGCActaggaaataaacccaggacaCGGATTTAAACATAAACAGAGAGAACGATGGAGATTTCCCCATAGATTCGGAGTCAAACTCGGAAGAGAGAACGTATTTCCCAATAAATCAACCATGAAAACccaaaaacataaaaaacaGAGCACCAATCAACAGATCGTTAGCGAAATACGTTAGATTcgtaagaaaaacaaaaattatgcGAGGAAACATAGTAATCGCACACAATTATCATGGCAACCCATAAAGTAATCACAGATCAACACCCAATTTTCAACCTCAACCACTTTACTAGCATGCGCATGCAAGGAACATCATAAAAACCACGGATCTCATGGGTTTGTAGACAGATCAGCACAAAAAATATGATTATCGGTCCAGATTCGCTTGGATATTCGGAATATCGGCTTAACTGGGGCCTGCGCACGCAAATTCGATCGTAATTACAGATCTGCATGCGCAGGTGGTCgaaactcacgccttaactCATATTTCCCACAGATGGCGCCAGATGGTGAATCGTGAATTAACAGGTGAAGGATTAATCGGTGAATTgttattaaattatgaattatacctagtgtttgatCGAGAAAAGTGAGTGAAAGTAGTTGAATTGCTGAGAGCACGAGAATAAGTCACAGTAGtattgaaaatagagagagcgTGTGTTACAGAGTGCGTGTGCAtgactatttatagattacatgctaggggcaaaatagtaatttcgcCTCTAAGATCATGCTCCCCGCGTGATCGAGGGCATAATGGTAAAATCATCCAAAGgcgatcgattcctctgctctggcgtatGGACAAATCACCCTTCTGTTCcttggtgacttctctggcgagagccattcctctgacaAGAAccattcctctgacgaggaccATTTCTCTGATGATGTTCGTTCCTCTGGCAAGGTCCGTTCCTCTGACCCTGGTGATTCCCTTGTTCGCATTCATTCCTCTGTTCCGCACATATTACTCTTCATCAAATAGTATGAACGAAAATATccgaaaaaaattatttgtactATTTTCATTATTGAATCCACCACTCatctaaattaatcaatttaaaatacaataaaaatgatattattatcactaacacaataaaataaaatacttgttCCATCCACAACACACCAaacaatttattaataaaattcatGCCATTATGAAATGAGTGATGTTAAACAGTCACAtagtggccacccacaatttatctaatagaaaataatttaatttacttttttgcaattttttgatatttttttttatttttattaaaaaataaataaaaaatataaaagaataaatacaatgtagagaatataataaaataattaaattctatttttatttaaaaaaataaattaaacaaattaaattttttttattatactaatttgtGGATACCCACAATGtgactgcatagatttattataATGAAACTGATATTTTTTTAGTGACGGGATGGAGCAATAAATTTTACCGGTGGAGTATAAAATATTTGCGAGTAAAGATTATTTATTACTGAAGTAATTATGCGGCACATGAGTCAAGAGTAATGATGTCGTAAATCGTAAAACCCCAGAGGCCAAAGGAAGCAGTGAGCTGAAGAAAAagttactcccttcgtccaccaatcaactacccatttggtggtcggcacggaaactaagaaagctgaaaaaggtggtgtaaaagaccaaaatggtagtgttaatgtattgtgattacttttactaatctttcttTGATAAGTTGAAGCtatttgacattattttaattcatttaCTTAAATTACTCCTTTTGTTTTTAACAAGCTATATTTGTTTCTTTAATGAAACATAATTTTCGGTACAATTAATGGTTTTACTTAGTGGATTTATTCATACTAAAAATTCTGCCACATGTGGAATTATTCATAACTAAAGGAAAACACTTAAATCAATTGGCACAATTTTCGGTACTCAAGAAGAATTGGATTTATTCATACTAAAAAATCTGGCAGATTACATTACTCCTAAATAATGGCGCCATTTTGTGCTAAAACCCTTCAAAATATTTGGTGGGAATATTTCAAATGTACCTACCTACTTAATGAGTCAATAAATACATGGGGAAGGTTGGTGAACTCATTAATTCAGCCAACTCCACAAAATGGCAGAACAAAGAGAGAGTGCTAAACTATCAAATGACAAAAGAAATCAAATTGCGTAGTGGTTGTTGCAACGCAGTTCGAACGGTAAATTGAAGTACGTCGCCAAGAAAGAAGCTGCCAACGTCTTCAATACAGGCTTGAAGACTATTTGGACAATCTGGAAAGAAGCAGCCGCGCAGCAAGCCCTCGGGATACCTATACAATTGAAGAATATGAAGAAAGGATCAATTCAtaaagacaaaagaaaaattgatGCAGAAAAGGTAAAAAACCTAAGTGTACTACAACGATCATCAGTTAGAGTGATGGCATGTTCTTTAGGAGTTAGTAAGTCACTTATTCATACGTGGGTGAAAGCCAAGGAACTTAGACCACATACCAATTCCATCAAGCCCTTCTTAACACCTCAAAAAAAAGTAAGAAGGCTGCAATGGAGCCTATCTCAGCTTAGTGCAGTAAGTGAGATGAGAATGAGGAAATTTCAAATAATGTTTAACACTATACACATAGACGAAAAGTGGTTTTACTTAACCAAAAATAAGGATAGGTGTTACCTTATGCCGGGTGAGAAAGAACCTTATAGAACTTGCAAATCTAAGAGGTTTATTTCCAAAATCATGTTTGTGAGTATTTCCAAAATCATGTTTGTGAGTGCAATTGCCCGCCCTATCATAGATGAACAGGGGAATGTGCTTTTTGATGAAAAATTGGGCATTTTTCCATTCACAAATGAAGAGGCAGCCAAAAGAAATTCCAAGAATAGAACAAAAGGCACTATGGAAACCAAACTAATACAAAACATCACACAGAACATCACGAGGGACTGCATGCTCACTAAGGTATGCATTTACTATGTTATGCTATCAGAATTTATTGATTCCATTCATCATTTAGCTTTTTAATTATTTCCACAGATGTTACTTGTTTTTAAGGCCAAGTGGCCTGCATTTGCAAGCAAAGACATATTCATACAGCAAGACAATGCTAAACCACACATCAAACCTGATGATTCGGAGTTTCTAGCAGTTGCAAGAGCAGATGGTTTTAATTTCCAACTGGTCTGCCAACCTGCAAACTCTCCGGACATCAATGTGAATGATCTTGGCTTCTTTAGAGCTATTCAAAGCTTGAAAGACCAGAAACCAGCCACGGATGTGGCTGAATTACTAAAAAATGTGCACGAAGTCGAAGCATACTTCGAGTATCCACCACATAAAATAAACCATGTATTCCTCACTCTACGGGGTTGTTACcatgaaatactgaaa contains:
- the LOC130990429 gene encoding uncharacterized protein LOC130990429 → MPGEKEPYRTCKSKRFISKIMFVSISKIMFVSAIARPIIDEQGNVLFDEKLGIFPFTNEEAAKRNSKNRTKGTMETKLIQNITQNITRDCMLTKMLLVFKAKWPAFASKDIFIQQDNAKPHIKPDDSEFLAVARADGFNFQLVCQPANSPDINVNDLGFFRAIQSLKDQKPATDVAELLKNVHEVEAYFEYPPHKINHVFLTLRGCYHEILKAKGDTNYTIPHMNKKSSK